The following are encoded together in the Poseidonibacter lekithochrous genome:
- the secF gene encoding protein translocase subunit SecF, with amino-acid sequence MEIFKSNKVYNFMGKRLPFLGFSSLLVIASIVLLLTKGVNFGIDFVGGTIVQVKYEQKAPIKEIRETLKSTEYHNASITEFGSADEVVIRITGSSSNIANDIGDEMHVLLKSTGDFEVRRVDIVGPKVGGELREKGLMALGLSMLVILAYVSFRFEWRFAVASILALAHDVTIALGAIALFNVEVNLDILAAILTILGYSLNDTIIVFDRIREGVQTSKETVLEKVVNESVSRTLSRTTLTSLTTFFVVITLFLFGGEIIHGFAFTMLVGVIVGTYSSIFIAASFLVQLKFSINDFRNKEADKQKRQKEKDKIRAMYEQGTV; translated from the coding sequence ATGGAAATTTTTAAATCAAATAAAGTTTATAACTTTATGGGGAAGAGACTTCCTTTCTTAGGATTCTCTTCATTATTAGTTATTGCTTCAATCGTTCTTTTATTAACTAAAGGTGTTAATTTTGGTATTGACTTTGTTGGTGGTACAATCGTACAAGTTAAGTATGAGCAAAAAGCCCCAATTAAAGAGATTAGAGAAACTTTAAAATCAACAGAATATCATAATGCTTCTATTACTGAATTTGGTAGTGCGGATGAAGTTGTAATTAGAATTACAGGTTCTTCATCTAATATTGCTAATGATATTGGTGATGAAATGCACGTACTTCTTAAATCAACAGGTGATTTCGAAGTAAGAAGAGTTGATATTGTTGGTCCTAAAGTTGGTGGAGAGCTTAGAGAAAAAGGTCTTATGGCTTTAGGTTTATCTATGCTTGTAATCTTAGCTTATGTATCATTTAGATTCGAGTGGAGATTCGCCGTTGCTTCTATTTTAGCCTTAGCCCATGATGTTACTATTGCATTAGGTGCTATTGCATTATTTAATGTAGAAGTAAACTTAGATATCTTAGCTGCAATTCTTACAATCTTAGGATATTCACTAAACGATACAATTATTGTATTCGATAGAATTAGAGAAGGTGTGCAAACATCTAAAGAGACAGTATTAGAAAAAGTAGTAAATGAATCAGTAAGTAGAACTTTATCAAGAACTACTCTTACTTCTTTAACTACATTCTTTGTTGTTATTACTCTATTCTTATTCGGTGGAGAGATTATTCACGGATTTGCATTTACAATGCTTGTAGGTGTTATTGTAGGTACGTATTCATCTATCTTTATTGCTGCATCATTCTTAGTTCAATTAAAATTCTCAATTAATGACTTTAGAAACAAAGAAGCAGATAAGCAAAAGAGACAAAAAGAGAAAGACAAGATTAGAGCTATGTACGAGCAAGGTACAGTTTAG
- a CDS encoding DUF6394 family protein, translating into MDWGKVTYIFFSLMSLTTTAGFLYEPNAIALFIAAGVNVISTILKLGVKNLLAAELLASSLVADLHLIPAFMVLTFMHDLPLAISLAIGAVVANVFSIALALIESAKSNDKEDF; encoded by the coding sequence ATGGATTGGGGTAAAGTAACGTATATATTCTTTTCACTAATGTCACTAACAACTACGGCAGGGTTTCTTTATGAACCAAATGCAATAGCATTATTTATTGCAGCGGGAGTAAATGTAATTTCAACAATTTTAAAGCTCGGTGTTAAAAACTTACTCGCAGCAGAATTGCTCGCTAGTTCATTAGTAGCTGATTTACACCTAATTCCAGCATTTATGGTATTAACTTTTATGCACGACTTACCATTAGCTATCTCATTAGCAATTGGAGCAGTTGTAGCAAACGTATTCTCAATAGCACTAGCATTAATCGAAAGTGCAAAAAGTAATGATAAGGAAGATTTTTAA
- the lptE gene encoding LPS assembly lipoprotein LptE, whose product MKSMNVFRKVLFVLFTFASVSLVLSGCGYKPSSYYAKKELSGKVFVKLFVDLKDPRNAVLVKDALNQVLIQKLNRNLVFDEDLADTVMKVKIDSVNMQELQYDKDGYNKLYRALVKVAIEYTKKDGDTKKISLEGENNFSIDDGTTITDTKRFEAIKNAADDALDEFLSKVAVQSFQE is encoded by the coding sequence ATGAAAAGTATGAATGTTTTTAGAAAAGTATTATTCGTACTTTTCACTTTTGCATCTGTTTCATTAGTATTAAGTGGGTGTGGTTATAAACCATCATCTTATTATGCTAAAAAAGAGTTATCAGGAAAAGTATTTGTAAAACTTTTTGTTGATTTAAAAGACCCTAGAAATGCTGTATTAGTAAAAGATGCTTTAAACCAAGTATTAATACAAAAGTTAAATAGAAATCTAGTATTTGACGAAGATTTAGCAGATACAGTTATGAAAGTTAAAATTGACTCTGTTAATATGCAAGAATTACAATACGATAAAGATGGATATAACAAACTTTATAGAGCTTTAGTAAAAGTTGCCATTGAGTATACAAAAAAAGATGGTGATACAAAAAAAATCTCTTTAGAGGGTGAAAATAACTTCTCTATTGATGATGGTACTACAATTACTGATACTAAAAGATTTGAGGCTATTAAAAATGCCGCTGATGATGCTTTAGATGAATTCTTATCAAAAGTTGCTGTTCAATCATTTCAAGAATAG
- the yajC gene encoding preprotein translocase subunit YajC — protein MEGSSADLISSLLPLVALFAIFYFLIIRPQQKQAKTHKEMVANLKKGDKIVTNGGLIVEVTKVEEDHFVVKNNDGSEMKLIREFVAKLLED, from the coding sequence ATGGAAGGCTCAAGTGCAGATCTAATAAGTTCATTATTACCTCTTGTTGCATTATTTGCAATATTCTACTTCTTAATCATTAGACCACAACAAAAACAAGCGAAAACTCATAAAGAGATGGTGGCTAATCTTAAAAAAGGTGATAAGATTGTAACAAATGGCGGCTTAATCGTAGAAGTAACTAAAGTGGAAGAAGACCATTTTGTAGTTAAAAATAACGATGGTTCAGAAATGAAATTAATCAGAGAGTTTGTTGCAAAACTTTTAGAAGACTAA
- the secD gene encoding protein translocase subunit SecD: MKIFNYRLVIFALSIIFGVVFSIPSLMQTDSGKKISLGLDLQGGLHMLLGVNTEEAVTSKIKTIATSIKYFSDDEDLLIDGLSIDGDSVVFTVLDGDEIPKMDEMLTQIKGLDVSKDELSYRVKLSNEEVERTKDLSVSQAVETIRNRLDQFGLAEPSVVRQGATDIAVQLPGIKTQAEEKAARELISKPANLELMAIDEDRADQVYTLSASEAAEYGDIILEDTKNSAQKYLVKEIPILNGSQVIDAQVAFDQANQAIINFTLNSSGARIFGDFTAKSIGKRLAVVLDGKVYSAPNIRERIGGGSGQISGGFTLVEAGNVAIALRSGALPASVKLLEKRSVGPSLGADSIKASTIALISGFAIVFIFMIIYYRRAGIIANIALVTNIFIIISVMAMFGATLTLPGMAGIVLTVGMAVDANVIIGERIRELLKQGVSVAKSIEDGYANAMRAILDANITTLLVAVILYAYGTGPIKGFAVTISIGILASMLTAILGTHGIYEALAGKISKDKDIKKWFGVK; the protein is encoded by the coding sequence TTGAAAATCTTTAATTATAGACTCGTAATATTTGCGTTAAGTATTATATTTGGTGTTGTTTTTTCAATTCCTTCATTAATGCAAACAGATAGTGGAAAAAAAATCTCATTAGGACTTGACTTACAAGGTGGATTACACATGTTACTTGGTGTAAACACGGAAGAAGCAGTTACTTCGAAGATTAAAACTATAGCTACATCAATAAAATATTTCTCAGATGATGAAGATTTATTAATAGATGGATTATCTATTGATGGAGATAGTGTTGTATTTACTGTATTAGATGGTGATGAAATTCCTAAAATGGATGAGATGTTAACTCAGATCAAAGGTTTAGACGTTTCAAAAGATGAATTATCATATAGAGTAAAATTATCAAATGAAGAAGTTGAAAGAACAAAAGACTTATCAGTATCTCAAGCAGTTGAGACTATCAGAAATAGACTTGACCAATTTGGACTTGCTGAACCTTCTGTTGTTAGACAAGGTGCTACTGATATTGCTGTTCAATTACCTGGAATCAAAACACAAGCTGAAGAAAAAGCTGCAAGAGAACTTATCTCTAAACCAGCTAACTTAGAGCTTATGGCTATTGATGAAGATAGAGCTGACCAAGTATATACATTAAGTGCTAGTGAAGCTGCTGAATATGGTGACATTATTTTAGAAGATACTAAAAATTCTGCTCAAAAATATCTAGTGAAAGAAATTCCTATTTTAAACGGAAGTCAAGTAATCGATGCACAAGTTGCATTTGATCAAGCTAACCAAGCAATTATTAACTTTACACTTAATTCAAGTGGAGCTAGAATTTTTGGTGACTTTACTGCTAAAAGTATTGGAAAAAGACTTGCTGTTGTTTTAGATGGAAAAGTATATTCTGCACCAAATATTCGTGAGAGAATCGGTGGTGGTTCTGGACAAATTTCTGGTGGATTTACTTTAGTTGAAGCTGGTAATGTTGCTATTGCTTTAAGATCAGGAGCTTTACCTGCATCTGTTAAGTTATTAGAAAAAAGATCAGTTGGACCATCACTTGGTGCTGATTCAATTAAAGCTTCTACAATTGCTTTAATTTCTGGTTTTGCTATTGTATTTATCTTTATGATTATTTACTATAGACGTGCTGGTATTATTGCTAATATTGCATTAGTTACTAACATCTTTATTATCATTTCTGTAATGGCAATGTTTGGAGCAACTTTAACTTTACCTGGTATGGCTGGTATTGTACTTACTGTAGGTATGGCAGTAGATGCAAACGTTATTATTGGTGAGAGAATTAGAGAGTTATTGAAACAAGGTGTTTCTGTAGCTAAATCTATTGAAGACGGTTATGCAAATGCTATGAGAGCAATTCTTGATGCAAATATCACTACTTTATTAGTGGCAGTGATTTTATATGCTTATGGAACTGGACCTATTAAAGGATTCGCAGTTACTATCTCTATTGGTATTTTAGCTTCTATGTTAACAGCAATTTTAGGTACTCATGGTATTTATGAAGCTTTAGCTGGAAAAATATCTAAAGATAAAGATATCAAAAAATGGTTTGGAGTTAAATAA
- the leuS gene encoding leucine--tRNA ligase, translated as MDYNSKQVEQKWQKFWSENKSFEPSDDQSKDKKYILSMFPYPSGRIHMGHVRNYCLGDAFARFFRKADFNVLHPIGWDSFGMPAENAAIKHKLHPKKWTYENIDYMKDELSALGLSFSETREFATSDELYTKWEQEFIIKMYEAGLLYRKSTTVNWCEPCHTVLANEQVEEGCCWRCDTPVEQKEMPGYYIGITKYAQELLDDLKSLEGEWPSQVLTMQENWIGRSEGLEFKFELSKDSKYKLDRHFTKYEVFTTRPDTIYGVSYSALAPEHPIVKYIVDNKLLPDNKIKAIKDMQKVSERDRATQDKEGVSLEIDVMHPLTGEKIPVWVANFVLASYGGGAVMAVPAHDQRDFEFATQYGLNIKQVINTPEGEMTNPTEAYTGEGELINSESFTGLKNTKAKKAIIYHFEQNSIGAKQVNFKLRDWGVSRQRYWGAPLPFVHCDDCGLVPEKSENLPIALPEDVEITGEGNPLDTHESWNKCACPKCGKPARRETDTLDTFVQSSWYFLRYATNPKKWNTEGISKADTDYWMDVDQYIGGIEHAILHLLYARFFTKVLNDLGYTNSREPFKRLLTQGMVLKDGAKMSKSKGNVVDPDLIVEKYGADTARMFILFAAPPTKELEWNDSAVEGSFKFIKKFYERAENVTKAGVDTFKDIDHSSLDKAEKEARRKVYEALQKSNDVFNKTYAFNTLIASSMEAMNALQAQKNEAVWAEGYYILTNILEPVIPHACWDLANGLFGRENFDSSIEVKEEVFQLDSVLIAITINGKKRGEIEVAPSATKEEILVVAKENSGKWIDGKEIIKEIVVPNKLVNLVVKG; from the coding sequence ATGGATTATAATTCAAAACAAGTAGAACAAAAATGGCAAAAATTTTGGAGCGAAAATAAATCATTCGAACCAAGTGATGACCAAAGCAAAGACAAAAAATATATCTTAAGTATGTTTCCATATCCAAGTGGTAGAATCCACATGGGACACGTTAGAAACTACTGTCTAGGTGATGCTTTTGCTAGATTCTTTAGAAAAGCCGATTTTAATGTTCTTCACCCAATTGGTTGGGATAGTTTCGGTATGCCAGCAGAAAATGCTGCTATCAAACATAAGTTACATCCAAAGAAATGGACTTATGAAAATATTGATTATATGAAAGATGAGCTAAGTGCTTTAGGTCTTTCATTTTCAGAAACTAGAGAATTCGCAACTTCTGATGAATTATATACAAAGTGGGAACAAGAGTTCATTATTAAAATGTACGAAGCAGGACTTTTATATAGAAAATCAACTACTGTAAATTGGTGTGAACCTTGTCATACAGTACTTGCAAATGAGCAAGTTGAAGAGGGTTGTTGTTGGAGATGTGATACTCCAGTTGAGCAAAAAGAGATGCCAGGATATTATATTGGTATTACTAAATATGCTCAAGAATTACTTGATGATTTAAAATCTTTAGAGGGTGAATGGCCATCTCAAGTATTAACAATGCAAGAAAATTGGATTGGTAGAAGTGAAGGTTTAGAGTTTAAATTTGAATTATCAAAAGATTCGAAATATAAACTTGACAGACATTTCACAAAATACGAAGTATTTACAACAAGACCAGATACAATTTATGGAGTTTCTTATTCAGCATTAGCACCAGAGCATCCAATTGTAAAATATATTGTTGATAACAAACTTTTACCAGATAATAAAATCAAAGCTATCAAAGATATGCAAAAAGTATCTGAGAGAGATAGAGCTACTCAAGATAAAGAGGGTGTATCTTTAGAAATCGATGTTATGCATCCATTAACTGGTGAAAAAATTCCAGTATGGGTTGCTAACTTTGTATTAGCATCTTACGGTGGTGGTGCAGTAATGGCTGTACCAGCTCACGATCAAAGAGACTTTGAATTTGCTACTCAATACGGTTTAAATATTAAACAAGTTATTAATACTCCTGAAGGAGAAATGACTAATCCTACTGAAGCTTATACAGGTGAAGGTGAATTAATCAACTCTGAGAGTTTTACTGGACTTAAAAATACAAAAGCTAAAAAAGCTATTATTTACCACTTTGAGCAAAACTCAATTGGTGCAAAACAAGTAAACTTCAAACTAAGAGATTGGGGAGTTTCAAGACAAAGATATTGGGGAGCACCTCTTCCTTTCGTACATTGTGATGATTGTGGATTAGTTCCTGAAAAATCTGAGAACTTACCAATTGCATTACCTGAAGATGTTGAGATTACAGGTGAGGGTAACCCACTAGATACTCATGAATCTTGGAATAAATGTGCTTGTCCTAAATGTGGTAAACCAGCAAGAAGAGAAACTGATACTTTAGATACATTTGTACAATCTTCTTGGTATTTCCTAAGATATGCTACAAATCCTAAAAAATGGAATACTGAAGGTATTTCAAAAGCAGATACTGATTACTGGATGGATGTTGATCAATATATTGGTGGAATTGAACATGCAATTTTACACCTTTTATATGCAAGATTCTTCACAAAAGTATTAAATGATTTAGGTTACACTAATTCAAGAGAACCATTCAAAAGATTACTTACTCAAGGTATGGTACTTAAAGATGGTGCAAAAATGTCTAAATCTAAAGGGAACGTAGTTGATCCTGATTTAATTGTAGAAAAATATGGTGCTGATACAGCTAGAATGTTTATTCTATTTGCTGCGCCTCCTACAAAAGAATTAGAGTGGAATGACTCGGCTGTTGAAGGTTCATTTAAATTCATTAAAAAGTTCTATGAAAGAGCTGAGAATGTTACTAAAGCTGGTGTTGATACATTTAAAGATATTGACCACTCATCTTTAGACAAAGCTGAAAAAGAAGCTAGAAGAAAAGTTTATGAAGCATTACAAAAATCAAATGATGTATTCAATAAAACTTACGCTTTTAATACATTAATTGCATCATCTATGGAAGCTATGAATGCACTTCAAGCTCAAAAAAATGAAGCTGTATGGGCAGAAGGTTATTATATTTTAACTAATATTTTAGAGCCTGTTATTCCTCATGCTTGTTGGGATTTAGCAAATGGATTATTTGGAAGAGAAAACTTTGATTCTTCAATTGAAGTAAAAGAAGAAGTATTCCAATTAGATTCAGTTCTTATAGCTATTACTATTAATGGTAAAAAAAGAGGTGAAATCGAAGTAGCTCCAAGTGCTACTAAAGAAGAAATTCTTGTAGTTGCAAAAGAAAACTCTGGAAAATGGATTGATGGAAAAGAAATCATCAAAGAAATCGTTGTTCCAAATAAATTAGTAAACTTAGTGGTAAAAGGATAA